One window of Trifolium pratense cultivar HEN17-A07 linkage group LG5, ARS_RC_1.1, whole genome shotgun sequence genomic DNA carries:
- the LOC123885270 gene encoding 60S ribosomal protein L7-2-like gives MAKEEVKTVVPESVLKKQKRNEEWALVKKQEQAVAKKKRSETRKLSWSRAKQYDKEYHDQQKELISLKREAKLKGGFYVNPEAKLLFIVRIRGINGMDPKSRKILQLLRLRQVFNGVFLKVNKATVNMLHRVEPYVTYGYPNLKSVRELIYKRGYGKVDRQRIPLTDNSIIEQVLGKHDIICIEDLIHEILTVGPHFREANNFLWPFKLKAPLGGLKKKRNHYVEGGDAGNREDKINELIRRMN, from the exons ATGGCCAAAGAGGAAGTGAAAACCGTTGTTCCTGAATCCGTTTTGAAGAAGCAGAAAAGGAATGAAGAATGGGCTTTGGTGAAGAAACAGGAACAAGCAGTAGCCAAGAAGAAGAGATCTGAAACAAGGAAACTCAGTTGGAGTAGAGCTAAACAGTATGATAAGGAATATCATGATCAG CAAAAGGAGTTGATTAGCTTGAAACGTGAAGCTAAGCTTAAGGGTGGATTTTATGTTAATCCTGAAGCTAAGCTTTTGTTCATTGTCAGGATCAGAGg TATCAATGGTATGGACCCAAAATCAAGGAAGATTTTGCAGCTGTTGCGTTTGAGACAG GTCTTCAATGGTGTGTTTCTCAAAGTTAACAAAGCCACTGTGAACATGCTTCACAGGGTAGAGCCTTATGTTACATACGG GTATCCTAATCTGAAGAGTGTCCGGGAATTGATCTACAAGAGAGGCTATGGAAAGGTTGATAGGCAGAGAATTCCTTTGACCGACAACTCTATCATTGAACAG GTTCTTGGGAAACACGACATTATTTGCATTGAAGATCTGATTCATGAGATCTTGACCGTTGGACCTCACTTCAGAGAGGCAAACAACTTTCTATGGCCTTTCAAGCTGAAAGCTCCTTTGGGTGgtttgaagaagaagagaaaccATTACGTTGAAGGCGGCGACGCTGGAAACAGGGAGGACAAAATCAATGAACTCATTAGAAGGATGAATTAG